gtggggggctggactatattttgaagaggaaaaacaatgaatgaattcctatgccccacaaataacccagagatgcattttaagtaaaagcacacattctactcatgtaaaaaaacaatgattcccagaccatctgcaggccggatttacaaggcgattgggctgaatccatcccccgggtcttagtttgcctacccatggtcttccCAGAGGACAGATGTTcgtgggctccaactcccacctgccccagcaaacatggccagtgatcagggggtcatagagttggaaggaaccccgagggtcGTCTAAcctcaccccctgcaatgcaggaatatgcagctgtccccagTGGCAggggaaggctccgcgctacccaggGCGGCGAAAGGAAATGACCCGGGGgcagagtgcgcctgcgtgaaatgtcgcgcaggcgcactccgcagccccctttttaagccgcagagcaaaaaggcggctcgtggggctgccgaccACTATCGGCGGCTCCCCGtcgatcgcgcacggcagccccacgagccgccttttcgctctgcggctcaaaagggggccgtGGAAGCGCCAGTCCGACGACAGAATGCTTGTATAATCATTCCCAAGCTTGCCTTTCCCAATGCCCAATCGCTATTGTTCTGTTTAGGGTAGCTATTTTCCCTGCTGCATTTTGAAAAGTCTTGGCCCAAACCAGTCATCGGTGCAGGGTTAAAAAACTAACCATACTGGTATAGATCTATGTGAGATATAGATATTATACGGTGCTGTATtactatttctgttattttttctttcctgtttgctgaaaattcaataaaaaattaaaaaaaaaaaaactaaccatAGCCAGCAAGGATCCACCAACGGCATACAGACCAATGTGGCTTACTTGACCCAACAATCCATTCTCCCCCAACTCCAAATATGCAAACAAATCTCACTGCCGTTAACCAAAGGCAATCAACCCCCCTTCCCAAACTTCTCTCACTCtattatttcaaataaacaaacTAGCCGGTTTGTGAAGAGATGCTGTGAAACTACAGAGGGGGATCTTGGACATAAAACCACACAGAAACACACTGTTTTGAGCTATCTCGCTTGCcggaacaactcagaggctgtggAAAATAACGAGGATTAACATCAGAATGACTAAGGGGAACTATCGGAAATGATTATGAAAAGCAGCAGAAGTATGAGATGATCAGATCCCCCCCCCTGACCTCGGAGCATGGTGAAGTCCCCCCGAAAAAATGATAATTCGGCATAATACTGTTCGATTGTTGAATAATATGTATAATTAGGTATATAGGATGTggtttgattggattgttaaaatggaaaacttaataaatattattatttttttaaaaaaacaaataaacaaaactagCCATAGTCAATCTGAGCTGGGACGTCCATCCTGGGGAAGCATCTCCTGCTAATGTATACAGAAACGACAAGATACAGAGggatgccatattttgaagagcgaaAAAGAATACACATTTCCCGACTTCTATTTTTAACTACGGATCGCTATGACGattctcattttaaaataatagcaaCAATTTAACTGGTTGTAATCGTAACTGGTTATAAATTGTAACAAACAATTTAACTGGTTGTAATTGAATACGTAACCAACTGTAAAAGTAAATGTGatcaaataacaataaaataaaataaaaatagaacatgCGTTTCAGTACATCGGCACCCTGTACGAAGCTCCTGTAGTGTTACAAAAAGAAACTCTTTCAGAGGCACTTTGTTCTTCTGTCCGACGCTGCCTGGCCCAAGCATATTTCTCTGTGGATCTGATCTTGTTCAACAGCTGCTTGTTGCTTAAGAGATAGGCATGGAACTCCTTGCAAGTAAAGTGCTTGTAATTATATTGCAGTAGCACCATGCTTCGCAGCGAGTCCAAGGATAAGTTGCCCCTCTCTTTGCTCAGGGAGAAAATGCGCCCGGCGTTTGCGTAATGTGACGCGAGGGCAAAGAACCCCTGTGCCATCTTCAAAAGTTCCGAGTGGCACATCATGTTTTTGGAAGCCTCAAAGTACTTGGTCCACTTCTGATGCGCCTGAAGCTTAATGAACTCGTCGTCTCCCTTAAACTGATCCACAAACTTCTCGAGGTTGCAGAATTGATCGAAGCACCTCCCCTCATCTATAGGCACATCCCTGTCCAGGAGAAATTTTATGGAAGGCCGCACCTTGTCCCACTCTAGTGACTCGCTAAGAGACATCCACATGAAGCATGAAAACTCCTTCATGGGCTCCATCCATTTCTCCAGATACTCTATGCAGCTGTCATAGAAGCTATTGACCTCTGCGCAGAATTTGTCACACTCCGCGCCCAGACCCTCCTTACGCTTTTCTTTCAGGAGGCTCTTGACCTTGAGCGACAGGAAGCTGTTGCTCCTGCGTTCAGCGAGCATGTTCTGGACACAGAGCAGGACTTGCAGAACCTCCACAACCGAATTGTTTTCCCTTTCGAGTTCTAAAACGTACGAGTGAAACATACTCATGAGAGACTGCAAGTGCAACAAATAAGCCTCGCTAAGCTCGTGCTCAAAAAACTCTTGCAACACCGTTGGCGGTTTATTCTGCGAGAGGAAAAATGCTCTGACGGCGGGAAACACGTGAAGGAGTCGAGTGATACCTGGAAAGGACGACAACCACCGTGTCTTGCTGTGAGACAGCAGCTTTTTGTATTCAGTGTCCACGAATTCACAGTACTCCTTTAGCTGCTCCGTTTGGACTCTATAGATATGGAAGTACTGGTATATCTTGAAAATGATGCTCTCAACATCGACGTCCAACGCGTCTGCTGCCTGATGGACACAGTTATTCAAAATGTGCGCTGGACACCCCACACCAATTGAAGTTTTGTTATCTAGCTCACTCTTCAACTTTGCAAACACACTTCTTCCTTCTGAATCCTGTTGCATCCCTCCGAACATTGTGTTGCAGTTGTCACCTGTGAACGCTATGCATTTCTTTAGCAGTCCTTTACTCTCAAGCGTTTCCTTCACGTACGAAAAGATTGCATCTGCGGTCTCATTGGGTTGGCTCTGCATTTCAATTATTTTGGACTGCAAACCACCACTTTTCCAGTCGAAATACTGAATAACTACTGCAACCACCTTGACCGGGCCATGGTTACTCACGTCAGTAGAAACGCCACAATAACCTATTTCATTTTCCTCAATGCTTTTCAGAACATTTTCCAAACAATCGGGAGCCAATACAGAATTTACAATTGCCTCTGTCTTGGTTTTTGCACTTGAAAACTTCCTTGCGATATCGGAATCTGGGAACATCGTCTTCAGGAGACCTGATGTGCACGTCATCACGTTGTAACTGTGGTGGTGTTTGACGGTGTGAAAAGCGAAAGTTCCTTCCGCTGCGGTCACTTCATCTTCCCATTCGCTACAGGGTTTTACGGAAACGTTTGCCAATTTTGCTGAAGAAGCCTGTCCTCGAATTGCTGTTTTGTGTTTCTCGGAGTCCATGTGCGACTGCAGGTCGCGTCCTCCTTTATGTGCCACAGAGACAAACGTACCCGGCCTACATACCAGGCATTCGCCTTCGAAATCATCTCTACCTCTTCTGAAACAGGTATACTTCCTCTGTAGCTCGACAGAAAACCTACATTTTCTTTTCGGCATTTTGTCACGTAGAAGCACAGCAGCACTACAAAAGAATACAAGACAGAAAATTACTTGCTGAGCAATTCATGTATTCTTCAGAAAAAAATACTAGAACCCTCTATCGGGTACCTTCATAAAGAATTCAGATTGTAGTATTATTTTTcacttttataccccaccctttcaACCAAAGCGTTCACTGTGATGTGAATGGTTAAGAAAGCAAACCTGTGAGGAAGGCTGGTGCGTGGTCACTCATAGAGCTTCAAAGGGTACAAATTCACTTCTTCCCAGCACATCTAGGGATCCAAGGTTGAGGACGCCCGGCCTacagaaaccaaatacataatttaaaaagaaaaaagcaacccTAAAAACCTATAAAACAGCAATAGAAAGGCACATACAATCAGAAAAGAGAAATCCAGAGGGTTCACACATGTAAAACAGGGTCCAATCTTATGGGTctgggaaagcctgggcaaaaagataaGCTTTCGCAAGACATGTGAACCAAATGATGGCTGTGAACCAAATAAATAGTgacaacagcataaaaaacacgCCCGTTCACAACAGTGATAAAGGGTTCCATTCAGCTAAAGGGCATGcaccacagctttccaaacttttcacgttggtgacacactttttagacgtgcttcattttgtgacacagtaaatCAGTTTTACCAGCAAACGGGGGGTTAAACGAACCCCTTTCGGAGGGAGCATTCCCACAACACAACTACACACCGCAGCCGACACACTAaagtgtcgcgacacacagtttggaaagctctggcataCACACACGCCAGTCAAAACAAACTTGGTTCTAGATAGCGACATCTCCAGACACACAACCACCCCACGCACAATGCTATGGACCTAAAATTGCCTTGCTACACACTTATCTTGGGCAACAACGAGACAACATATCATCAGAATATAAAGCCATCTGCACCCCCACAACTGCTCCCCAGCTACTGATGAACCCGCTAAAAAGTTATAGCTGTCCTCTGTGCAATGCCACACGTAGGGGCAAGCCCCATTCTACTGCCAacttgtgctggccccaggggtgccCAGCACAGAGGACACTGGGTGGGAAGGCCAGAAACTCACCCGGGGCCGAGCGGGGGCGTGGTCAGCAGTCCCAGACAACAGCGGCAGGTCCAGCAAGGCAACCAAGTCCAGGGATGGGGCAGCAGCAGGGTCAGGTAACAGTCTGTGGGTCTAGCCGGGTAATCAGAGGTCAGGAACACGCCGGGGGGTTCGTCCGCAAAGCAAGGTCAAAGTCCAGCCCAAGGTCCAGGAGTCCAACAGGGGGCCAGTCCagcaaggagcaaggcaggaagcagagcaaggcacaggtcaggaacaggcatgaggacacaggcaggcacacgttAGCAAATGTGTTGCTCgcgcaacttggggctggggctggccggcctttatctgccccgaggcatagggcaGCCCCAATCCTccggtgactcgcctctccttctggcctggaggcgagcactgctcctgcaggaacttagttccttttgcctctctgccctgagcctccgcagctcaggagaggctggttggttaccggacccaggggcagcctcagcttcccctgacggggctgagagtggaccacttgcaggcaatgggtcctccatcccatcaggagccagaccagactcagcagatgcctgcacctgaggatccggCACAGgggaggacccttcagactcaagccctggctcagctggttctggaggcggggaatcctgtgcaggctgggatccctcaggttcggCATCCGAgtccgaatcccaggccatcacaccaccTCTCTCCCGCTATCAATGCACCCCCAGCCCCAAGAACAAGCTTCTGAACGTCACCCGCCTTGGCCATGCTGTTCTCAGCACCCTAGCCGATCACCCTCCCAATTCCCAAGTGGAGAGGCGCTGGGGGAGGGCAGGGCAAAGAAGCCCACCTCCCTCTCTacggttgccacctgtcctgtatataATACAGGATTGTGCCGTATTTCAATGTAAAACGCTGTGTCCCGTATGGatagttttgtcctgtatttcagcagctctcttctctctgccaagttagggatgCCCTTCAAATGCACGTACAGACTGACAAATCCGTGTCTATGCCCTGTGACAAATTTCAGAAGGGCCATTCTGTCAGGCTGCAGTGGATTGTAATGGGTTGCTTTTAAGTCACGTCAGCACCagattgggcggggggggggagagatccccCCCACCGCACCTCCCTGTCCTGTATTTTTTCCCAAAACAACCCTACCCTCCTCCTTCTCGGGACCCCACCACCGCCCTCCACCTCTTCATCGCCCCCGCAACGCATGatcgtagccaggatttttttttttggggggggcagaacctcagtctgctatgtatttttatttatctttattgatttggggggtggggcagctgcCTCTTCCTACTCCCGGCTCCCCAGCTAACCCGGGGCTCCAGCCGGCCCTTATTCACGACCAGCCCCCCCAGGCCCTACGCAGACCCACCGACCTGCCCACCTCCGCCACCCGCCGTTAGAGGCGCCAttgtcacccctcctcctcctcttcctccgccgccgccgccacgtgCAACGACAGGACCCCGCGCTCTCGCAGCGCCGCCTCTCGGACACGTCATTTCAGCGCGACTCCAGACGCGCAGCGTCCGCCTCGACGTCGGAAGAGGGAAAGGGAACGCGGCGAGAAATAAATCGCGGGAGGAGTGAGAAAAGTCCCCGGCGGAAGAATGGCCATTTCTGCAACAGCCGATGCGCAGCTTGCAGAACATGACGGGCCCAATGGAAACAACACCTAAgcatggttccccaccccccacccctttaccTCTATATGCAATCCAATTTAGCAGCATCTAAAAGGGTGGATTTACAGCCTCCAGCTTTTAGGCTTCACAGGTATATCATGCCTCCCACAGACAAGACTTAGcttggcaaaacaaaatcgaaaattctttctagtagcaccttagagaccaactgagtttgttcctggtatgagctttcgtgtgcatgcacacgaaagctcataccaggaacaaactcagttggtctctaaggtgctactagaaagaattttcgattttgttttgactatggcagaccaacacggctacccacctgtaacttagcTTGGCAAGTTAAACCAGTTTCACTGTATGTTTAGAAGGGTTTCCcgtctccttcctttcctccctttttccttttaccTGTCCGTCCGTCTCCCTCGCGGGAGGAGACATTTTAAGAAGGTCGCATCTGCAGATCTGCAGGCAAATTCGGCTCTTCGcaggagtttttgtttgtttaattcaggcacccccaaactcggccctccagatgttttttagactacaattcgcatcatccctgaccactggtcctcctgttagctagggatgatgggaattgtagtcccaaaacatctggagggccgagtttggggatgcctggtttaattcctttattgcaaaacaatgtacataaaacacaaacaaaaaagcaacacaaaCAAACCATAGACACTAACGGTAACAACATATCGTTTGACACGTTGACTTCCGATTTACTTCATTGTACTTTTTACACATTGTTGGTCTATATACGCACTTCCTTGTTCCTGTTACATATCAAGAGAAATTTTTGCTTTTATAATTTCCTTGTAATTCAAGATTCAGTCTAAATCTGTTAGGAGATAACACAGATACGCTGTGGTTGCGTACATAAAAAAGGTTCTAACGTTTTTACGCTCAAGGCTAGAGGACCTGATTATTTGAAACCACCGCAGCAAAAGAAAGTGTCTCGTCCTCGTCACTCTAATCATTTCACTTCCCAACCGTTTCCTACAAACTCCCAACAACCACTCTTTGCCCCGCACATGGCGGCTCCTCCCAGCTGCGGCAGAGGACCGGAAATCATTTTGGAGGCATCATAGAGACTGTGGGCTGAAACCTCTTTGAGGCAGAACTGAACTCCTCCCCTCCACGGAGTCGGCCCGCGCGTGCGCAGTGCGTGCGTAAGGGGACAAAACAACAGCCTTCTTCCCGGAATGCCCCGCGTGAGCGTTATGAGTGAGGCGGAAGTAGATGCGAGGAAGCCCCGCCTCATAACAATGATGGGGCCAAGATGGCGCCTGGCGATAGCTGCGCTTGTGGGCTTCGTCGTTCCTGCCCCCGGGTAAGTTAAGAGGGGCTAAGGGAGGGTGGAGGGCCTCGGGCattttggggaaggggaaagtggggcTTCCAAGTGAATGGTGGTCACCTGAGCGCCGCAAGGGTGAGTccacactgtacctttaaagctaTTTTATACCCCTTggaatagtcatggcttccccgcaAAGAagtctgggagatgtagtttgttaagggtgctgagagccgTTAGGTGACTCgcctatttccccctccccccgaacTACAATTCCCGGAGTGGTTTAACAAGCACTCTCTCTTCTTTGGGAGCTCTGGAAAATGTAATTCTGGGAAAGGAATTTGAGAAACAAatgataatagaattgtagagttggaagggtccctgagggtctatctagtccaatccctggcaatgcaggaatcttttgcccaacgtgggactcgaacccttaagattaagagtctgatgCTCTGCTGCAAGTCATGTCTAAGAACCAAAACAAGAGAGGAAAATGACTCCATCTGCGTCTGACAAGAGAGATTTTATCTTACTGAGGGCAGCAACCAACACTAAAGATTCCTCTAAATGTATTTGCCTGGAACcatgttcacaccatacattgaaaacaGTGCGATATCACTTTTTAAAGTAATGGCTCCCCCCACTTACCCCCCTTTTCTAAGCTACAAAGTCTCAAGCTTTGTGCTTCTGCGGAAGCTGTTTGATTCTTCTTCACCAAGATTTGTTCTTCTTTGTATCTTGCAACGTGATGTTTAATTATTTTTCCCACCAATTTAACTGGAGCCGATGCTAAATCAGATGATGGGGACAAACTTGTGGGAGAGCTGTGGTTTTTATGCCCTACCTGTGGACTTCTTGGGAGCAACAGATTGGGCACTGTGAGAAACGGCACTAGATAGGCTTTTGGTTTTCTCCACAAGAACTGCCCACAATTGTCTTTAAGGTGACAGATTTGCCTGTTGCCCCCATTacctttcattttaattattttaatctcTCTGCaatgttctctttctctctttttctgtccTATTTCCAGgttggctgaagtggctttggaaagtgatgggcaaAACCCAGGTGAGAAAGGATAATGGTATCTGTTTTGGCTATGTGAGTTTGTGTTGTATAGTTtgatttccagttttttttttttgtctggaaGAACCGAGAGGAGTGGAGGGCAGGGAGAGGTGTGATAAAATGGTGCTGCAAAAGATCTGAATGTGTGTCATTTCCCTGGCTGTGTGGCCCTTAATTTTCTTAAAACACCCTTGAGTATGTTGCTCACCAGAATGTAAGGAGAGCCCtatggctggatcaggccagtggcccatctagtccatcatcctgttgtcacggtagccaaccagatgtctgggAAGCCTGACATCAATAGTTCTCTGCCCACCTTCAAAATTCCTGGCATCTAGTGCTCCAAAGTTTTGCCACTTCTGACAGTGGAAGCAGAGTGTTGCCATTGTGCCTAGTAGCCGTTGatagccgttgttgttgttgttgttgttgttgttgttgctgtttagtcatttagtcatgtccgactcttggtgaccccatggaccagagcacaccaggcactcctgtcttccactgcctcccgcagtttggtcaaactcatgttggtagcttcgagaacactgtccaaccatctcatcctctgtcgtccccttctccttgtgccctccatctatcccaacatcagggtcttttccagggagtcttctcttctcatgaggtggccaaagtattggagcctcagcttcaggatctgtccttccagtgagcattcagggctgatttccttcagaatggataggtttgatcttcttgcagtccatgggactctcaagagtctcctccagcaccataattcaaaagcatcaattctttggctatcagccttctttatggtccagctccgtgaatgtgtctaatcctcttttgaggCCATCTAAATTGATGGCCGCGGCAGTTCgattccccgcgacggggtgagctcccgttgtttggtccctgctcctgccaacctagcagtttgaaagcacgtcaaagtgcaagtagataaataggtaccgctctggcgggaaggtaaacggcgtttccgtgcgctgctctggttcaccagtagcggcttagtcatgctggccacatgacccggaagctgtctgcggacaaacgccgactccctcggcctatagagcgagatgagcgctgcaaccccagagtcgtccgcgactggacctaacagccaggggtacctttacctttaaattgaTGGCTATTTCTGCTTCCTGCGGGAACGAGTTCCGCAGGTTAACTGTGCGCTGTGGAtcggtcctgaatcttccaatgttcatcTTTATTGGATGCCTACGAGTTCTAATGTTATGATAGAGGGAGAAAACGAAGAGCAGTTCTGccgggtcaggccaatggcctatctagccAGTAAAACCACTGATAGCATTTTCCTTCATGGATTTGCTGGCCCAAAGTCTCTTTTAAACCATCCTAGTTAGTGCCCGTTGCTGCCTCTTGTGGGCGTGAGTTCCGTAGCTTAACTCTGCGCTGCATAAAGAgctgtatgtgtttgttttgttgaagCTGACTCCTGATCTCCTctttggcttcctgcagccagtttGCCTGGGGCCACGCCGTGTTGGCAGAGCGAGGATTTCGTGGTGACCCAGCAGTGCGCTCCATGCCAGAGTTTTCAGTCGGTAAGTGAACCTCCCGACAGGAACAAAAAGTTGGGCAAGGGTATAAATGAAACCCCTTAACTGCTGCTAAAATATGTGCAAAAGGGATTGATGTTCCCACTTTCAAACATATCTTATCTACTGTAGCGTTTAATGCCGCTAAATAAGGTCATGGACACAGAAGCTTCAATACAATAATAACACAGAAGGTAGAATGATGTCCTATACTGAGTCAAGGCCAGTACTGAGCTCAGTATGGTTTACACTGACAGGCCACGGTTCTCTAGGGTATCAGATGGAGAATCTTTCCTATCCCTACAGGCAGAtctcaggggttgaacctgggaccttatgcatacATACCAGATTCTCTTATCACTGATCTAtattccttcctttaaaaataaagatgctAGTCCTCAAGATTCTGAATAAAAGGCTAActtaaataggaagctgccttaacatTGACTCAGACCAGCATCCATCAAGCTCATTATTGTCTTCAAACTGACTGGCAGGATcactccagggattcaggcagggcTCTCTTTCCGCCGCAGAGATGCCATTGGAGGTTGAACCCGGGTCCTTTGTGCGATGCAAAGCCAATGTTCTACTACAGTAGAATGTGGGAAGGGGTGGGTTCCCCATGCCCTGGTCAGAAGCGAGCATCTCCTGGGTTGGTGATTGCAACAGCTTTTCCGAAGGACTGAATCGCAGGCGCTTGGCAGCAGTGTTATTTAATGAAACGTGTGCTCTCGGTTGCAGAAAACGATGCCAGAATGCAGTGTGACGGGCTTCGTTGAGCAGATCAACTGCAGCGCTTCCAAGAAGGGTGAATACAAGAGGTGAGCTCACTGTGAGGAGAAGAGTGGCGGGCCTTGCCACCCCAGggtgctgcctctgacagtggccAGCTGCAGATCCTACTGGAGCAAGGGATGCTAACTAATGTCGCAGATCACTTACACAGGATGGCGGTGAAGGCGAGACTCTTGGCAGTGAGAGAcggccctccaaacctctcttaTGTGGCCCTTAAGGCTCTCTGCAAGCCACACACCTCACCAGCCCTGATTCATAGCCTCCTTGGCtgtgcctggctgggatgtgtccctGAAGTCCCTGATCATACCTCTTGGCTGCAATCTCTTGCCTGCAATGCCACCACCCTGCAACCCCTAGTGTAActgatctgtcatggatgctttagctgagattcccgcatcgcagggggttgggctcgATGGCCCTCggggaccctttccaactctacgattctccGATGTGCTGCTAACAACTCCCTACTGAAGTGGGAAGGGCCCTGTAAGCCTCTGGGTtaaaggggggggcggggaatcatGGCGGTCTGAAAGCTGAGATGCAacaaggtttttcttcttctcttcctttttgaATCCCCCTGCCCTGGTGACAGCCAACCAGCTCTCCCGTCTGTCAGGAATACTCCTTTCCATTCCTAGCCTCCCGCTGGTTTTCTGTTCCTCCTGACAGACAGCATTCCATGGCTGCTGAGCAGGCTTGTTTTGCAGGGGGAACTAATCCCTGAAGATCCCACCCAATATTTGTTCTTCTGCAAACTTCAGAGTTTCCTTGAGCTTTCTTTCATGTTTCTCAGTCCCCTTGCCCCTTTCAACCTTTAGCCACGTAACCTTGGCACTTCAGTTTGCCACTAGAGGGAGCAGCCAACCCGTTTTAACTCGCCTCCCTGTTGCATTCTGTGCTTCCGCTGGCAGGCCTAACCAACACCCGTTTCCAGCCATCCCTGTTTCCCTtacgccatgggtaggcaaccttaggcccgtgggccggatgtggcccaatcgccttctcaatccagcccacggatggtccgggaatctgtgtgtttttaaggtaaaggtaaagggacccctgaccatcaggtccagtcgtgtccgactctggggttgcggcgctcatctcgctctataggccaagggagccggcgtttgtccgcagacagcttccgggtcatgtggccagcatgacaaagccgcttctggcgaaccagagcagcgcacggaaacgccgtttaccttcccgctggagcggtccctatttatctacttgcactttgatgtgctttcgaactgctaggtgggcaggagctgggaccaagcaatgggagctcaccccgtggcagggatttgaaccgccgaccttctgatcagcaagccctagactctgtggtttaacccacagcgccacctgggtccctctttttacatgagtagaattatttaaaatgcatctctgggttatttgtggggcacaggaatttgttcatcccccgcccccccaaatatagtccggccccccacaaggtctgagggacagtgggctggccccctgctgaaaaagtttgctgacccctgccttgtGCTGTTGTGTCGTGTGGCATCTTGGGATGGGAACACACACCGCTCCCTTCTGCATGCTCCCTCCTTGGTGTGTCCCATCAGCAGAGGGTTGTGCTCACCTTGCCTTCTCCTTGCAGCTGCCGTTCCATGGAGATGGAAGCCCGCATCTTCTGGAAGTTCGAGGGCGCCATGCTTGGCGTGGCGGCCGTCTTCGCCCTGATGGTGGTGTGTCGGCAGCGCATGCTCGACCGCAGAGCCTTGGAGAAAGTGCGCAAGCAGATAGAATCCATCTAGTTGCGCCGGCGTCTCTCGCCGCTCTTTTCGGAACAGAACTTAGCGGCAGCGGCTGGGGGGCAGTGGCAGGAACGAATCTTCCATTGGACTGTTTGGAGGAGGGAACGAGCACCCTGTGCTCATTGGAAAGTATTTCCCCCCTTCACTTCCGGCCACTAGGGAATGCTGCTTCCCACACCTGGGACTTAAAGGCACTTGGACTGAAACTGTTGCATTGAGACGCCGGCAACTTGCTTTGTTTTCTGAACATCTT
This is a stretch of genomic DNA from Lacerta agilis isolate rLacAgi1 chromosome 17, rLacAgi1.pri, whole genome shotgun sequence. It encodes these proteins:
- the JTB gene encoding protein JTB; translation: MPRVSVMSEAEVDARKPRLITMMGPRWRLAIAALVGFVVPAPGLAEVALESDGQNPASLPGATPCWQSEDFVVTQQCAPCQSFQSKTMPECSVTGFVEQINCSASKKGEYKSCRSMEMEARIFWKFEGAMLGVAAVFALMVVCRQRMLDRRALEKVRKQIESI
- the LOC117038958 gene encoding uncharacterized protein LOC117038958, encoding MPKRKCRFSVELQRKYTCFRRGRDDFEGECLVCRPGTFVSVAHKGGRDLQSHMDSEKHKTAIRGQASSAKLANVSVKPCSEWEDEVTAAEGTFAFHTVKHHHSYNVMTCTSGLLKTMFPDSDIARKFSSAKTKTEAIVNSVLAPDCLENVLKSIEENEIGYCGVSTDVSNHGPVKVVAVVIQYFDWKSGGLQSKIIEMQSQPNETADAIFSYVKETLESKGLLKKCIAFTGDNCNTMFGGMQQDSEGRSVFAKLKSELDNKTSIGVGCPAHILNNCVHQAADALDVDVESIIFKIYQYFHIYRVQTEQLKEYCEFVDTEYKKLLSHSKTRWLSSFPGITRLLHVFPAVRAFFLSQNKPPTVLQEFFEHELSEAYLLHLQSLMSMFHSYVLELERENNSVVEVLQVLLCVQNMLAERRSNSFLSLKVKSLLKEKRKEGLGAECDKFCAEVNSFYDSCIEYLEKWMEPMKEFSCFMWMSLSESLEWDKVRPSIKFLLDRDVPIDEGRCFDQFCNLEKFVDQFKGDDEFIKLQAHQKWTKYFEASKNMMCHSELLKMAQGFFALASHYANAGRIFSLSKERGNLSLDSLRSMVLLQYNYKHFTCKEFHAYLLSNKQLLNKIRSTEKYAWARQRRTEEQSASERVSFCNTTGASYRVPMY